From a region of the Balaenoptera ricei isolate mBalRic1 chromosome 11, mBalRic1.hap2, whole genome shotgun sequence genome:
- the HHATL gene encoding protein-cysteine N-palmitoyltransferase HHAT-like protein isoform X2 — MGIKTALPAAELGLYSLVLSGALAYAGRGLLEASQGGAHRRAFRESVRPGWEYIGRKMDVADFEWVMWFTSFRNAIIFALSGHVLFAKLCTMVAPQLRSWMYAAYGALAVVGTMGPWYLLLLLGHCVGLYVVSLLRQPWLCLGLGLASLASFKLDPLISWQSGFVTGTSDLQEVLFHGGSGFTVLRCTSFALESCAHPDRRYSLADLLKYNFYLPFFFFGPIMTFDRFHAQVSQVEPVRREGELWRIRAQAGLSVVAIVAVDIFFHFFYILTIPSDLKFASRLPDSALAGLAYSNLVYDWVKAAVLFGVVNTVARLDHLDPPRPPKCITALYVFAETHFDRGINDWLCRYVYDHVGGEHSAVIPELGATVATFAITTLWLGPCDTVYLWSCLNCFGLNFELWVQKLAEWGPLARIEASLSEQMSRRVRAIFGAMNFWAIIMYNLVSLNSFEFTELVAQRLLLTGFPQTTLAVLFVTYCGVQLVKERERTLTLEEQKQDKEKPE; from the exons ATGGGCATCAAGACAGCCTTGCCCGCGGCAGAGCTGGGCCTGTACTCCCTGGTGCTGAGCGGGGCCCTAGCCTATGCTGGCCGGGGCCTCCTTGAGGCTTCACAAG GTGGGGCCCACAGGAGAGCCTTCCGGGAGTCTGTGCGACCCGGCTGGGAGTACATTGGCCGGAAGATG GACGTGGCTGACTTCGAGTGGGTGATGTGGTTCACCTCCTTCCGCAACGCCATCATCTTCGCTCTCTCCGGACACGTGCTGTTTGCTAAACTCTGCACTATGGTTGCCCCCCAG CTCCGCTCCTGGATGTATGCTGCGTACGGGGCCCTGGCGGTGGTGGGCACGATGGGCCCTTGgtacctgctgctgctgcttggcCACTGCGTGGGCCTCTATGTTGTCTCACTCTTGCGCCAGCCCTGGCTCTGTCTCGGCCTCGGCCTGGCCAGCCTTGCCTCTTTCAAGCTGGACCCCCTCATCTCCTGGCAG AGTGGGTTTGTAACAGGGACTTCTGATCTTCAAGAGGTGCTGTTTCACGGGGGCAGCGGTTTCACGGTGCTGCGTTGTACCAGCTTTGCGCTGGAGAGCTGTGCCCACCCTGACCGCCGCTACTCCCTAGCTGACCTGCTCAAGTACAATTTCTACCtgcccttcttcttcttcggGCCCATTATGACCTTTGATCGCTTCCACGCTCAG GTGAGCCAGGTGGAGCCGGTGCGGCGAGAGGGCGAGCTGTGGCGCATCCGGGCCCAGGCGGGCCTCAGCGTGGTAGCCATCGTGGCCGTGGAcatctttttccacttcttctacATCCTCACCATCCCCAGTGACCTCAAGTTCGCCAGCCGCCTCCCGGACAGCGCCCTCG CTGGCCTAGCCTACTCAAACCTGGTGTACGACTGGGTGAAGGCGGCCGTCCTCTTCGGCGTTGTCAACACCGTGGCGCGCCTCGACCACTTGGACCCGCCCCGGCCTCCCAAGTGCATCACAGCGCTCTATGTCTTCGCGGAGAC GCACTTTGACCGTGGCATCAACGACTGGCTTTGCAG GTATGTCTATGACCACGTTGGTGGGGAGCACTCTGCGGTGATCCCAGAGCTGGGGGCCACTGTGGCCACATTTGCCATCACCACTCTGTGGCTCGGACCTTGTGATACTGTCTACTTGTGGTCATGCCTTAACTGCTTTGGCCTCAACTTTGAGCTCTGGGTACAGAAGCTGGCAGAGTGGGGGCCCCTGGCACGAATTGAG GCCTCTCTGTCGGAGCAGATGTCCCGCAGGGTCCGAGCCATCTTTGGGGCCATGAACTTCTGGGCCATCATCATGTACAACCTTGTAAGCTTGAACAGCTTTGAGTTCACAGAGCTGGTCGCCCAGCGCCTGCTACTCACAG GGTTCCCCCAGACCACACTGGCCGTCCTGTTTGTCACCTACTGTGGTGTCCAGCTGGTGAAGGAGCGAGAGCGAACCCTGACGCTGGAGGAGCAGAAGCAGGACAAAGAGAAGCCCGagtag
- the HHATL gene encoding protein-cysteine N-palmitoyltransferase HHAT-like protein isoform X1 produces the protein MGIKTALPAAELGLYSLVLSGALAYAGRGLLEASQGGAHRRAFRESVRPGWEYIGRKMDVADFEWVMWFTSFRNAIIFALSGHVLFAKLCTMVAPQLRSWMYAAYGALAVVGTMGPWYLLLLLGHCVGLYVVSLLRQPWLCLGLGLASLASFKLDPLISWQSGFVTGTSDLQEVLFHGGSGFTVLRCTSFALESCAHPDRRYSLADLLKYNFYLPFFFFGPIMTFDRFHAQVEPVRREGELWRIRAQAGLSVVAIVAVDIFFHFFYILTIPSDLKFASRLPDSALAGLAYSNLVYDWVKAAVLFGVVNTVARLDHLDPPRPPKCITALYVFAETHFDRGINDWLCRYVYDHVGGEHSAVIPELGATVATFAITTLWLGPCDTVYLWSCLNCFGLNFELWVQKLAEWGPLARIEQASLSEQMSRRVRAIFGAMNFWAIIMYNLVSLNSFEFTELVAQRLLLTGEGRGIRNMPGIDLKDCDLLKCPHPTAILQGLSRAGQSSGERRVTGGKGSCFQVPMTSSPHRVPPDHTGRPVCHLLWCPAGEGARANPDAGGAEAGQREARVGERGRGERVGLRSAIPGRGLTDRIKDFSTTVWLFPAPCSSSLLAPCPGWMRSWRFREGAQALGANRTCRRHTWRAETTDLGSPAAEHKSPSSSKHLVADAWST, from the exons ATGGGCATCAAGACAGCCTTGCCCGCGGCAGAGCTGGGCCTGTACTCCCTGGTGCTGAGCGGGGCCCTAGCCTATGCTGGCCGGGGCCTCCTTGAGGCTTCACAAG GTGGGGCCCACAGGAGAGCCTTCCGGGAGTCTGTGCGACCCGGCTGGGAGTACATTGGCCGGAAGATG GACGTGGCTGACTTCGAGTGGGTGATGTGGTTCACCTCCTTCCGCAACGCCATCATCTTCGCTCTCTCCGGACACGTGCTGTTTGCTAAACTCTGCACTATGGTTGCCCCCCAG CTCCGCTCCTGGATGTATGCTGCGTACGGGGCCCTGGCGGTGGTGGGCACGATGGGCCCTTGgtacctgctgctgctgcttggcCACTGCGTGGGCCTCTATGTTGTCTCACTCTTGCGCCAGCCCTGGCTCTGTCTCGGCCTCGGCCTGGCCAGCCTTGCCTCTTTCAAGCTGGACCCCCTCATCTCCTGGCAG AGTGGGTTTGTAACAGGGACTTCTGATCTTCAAGAGGTGCTGTTTCACGGGGGCAGCGGTTTCACGGTGCTGCGTTGTACCAGCTTTGCGCTGGAGAGCTGTGCCCACCCTGACCGCCGCTACTCCCTAGCTGACCTGCTCAAGTACAATTTCTACCtgcccttcttcttcttcggGCCCATTATGACCTTTGATCGCTTCCACGCTCAG GTGGAGCCGGTGCGGCGAGAGGGCGAGCTGTGGCGCATCCGGGCCCAGGCGGGCCTCAGCGTGGTAGCCATCGTGGCCGTGGAcatctttttccacttcttctacATCCTCACCATCCCCAGTGACCTCAAGTTCGCCAGCCGCCTCCCGGACAGCGCCCTCG CTGGCCTAGCCTACTCAAACCTGGTGTACGACTGGGTGAAGGCGGCCGTCCTCTTCGGCGTTGTCAACACCGTGGCGCGCCTCGACCACTTGGACCCGCCCCGGCCTCCCAAGTGCATCACAGCGCTCTATGTCTTCGCGGAGAC GCACTTTGACCGTGGCATCAACGACTGGCTTTGCAG GTATGTCTATGACCACGTTGGTGGGGAGCACTCTGCGGTGATCCCAGAGCTGGGGGCCACTGTGGCCACATTTGCCATCACCACTCTGTGGCTCGGACCTTGTGATACTGTCTACTTGTGGTCATGCCTTAACTGCTTTGGCCTCAACTTTGAGCTCTGGGTACAGAAGCTGGCAGAGTGGGGGCCCCTGGCACGAATTGAG CAGGCCTCTCTGTCGGAGCAGATGTCCCGCAGGGTCCGAGCCATCTTTGGGGCCATGAACTTCTGGGCCATCATCATGTACAACCTTGTAAGCTTGAACAGCTTTGAGTTCACAGAGCTGGTCGCCCAGCGCCTGCTACTCACAGGTGAGGGACGGGGGATACGGAATATGCCAGGTATCGACCTCAAGGACTGTGACCTCCTGAAatgtccccaccccaccgcaaTTCTGCAGGGACTCAGCAGGGCGGGACAGTCAAGTGGGGAGAGAAGAGTCACTGGGGGAAAGGGAAGCTGCTTCCAGGTGCCCATGACCTCTTCCCCACACAGGGTTCCCCCAGACCACACTGGCCGTCCTGTTTGTCACCTACTGTGGTGTCCAGCTGGTGAAGGAGCGAGAGCGAACCCTGACGCTGGAGGAGCAGAAGCAGGACAAAGAGAAGCCCGagtaggggagagggggagaggggagagggttgGGCTCCGCTCAGCTattcctgggaggggcctgactgaTAGAATAAAAGACTTTTCTACCACGGTTTGGCTCTTCCCTGCCCCTTGCTCCAGCAGCCTCCTGGCTCCCTGTCCAGGCTGGATGAGGAGCTGGAGGTTCAGGGAGGGGGCTCAAGCTCTTGGCGCAAACAGAACGTGTAGGAGACACACGTGGAGGGCAGAGACCACCGACCTTGGCAGCCCAGCAGCTGAACACAAAAGCCCCAGTTCTTCAAAGCACCTGGTCGCTGACGCTTGGAGCACCTGA
- the KLHL40 gene encoding kelch-like protein 40: MALGLEQAEEQRLYQQTLLQDGLKDMLDHGKFLDCVVRVGEREFPCHRLVLAACSSYFRARFLAEPERAGELRLEEVSPDVVAQVLHYLYTSEIALDEASVQDLFAAAHRFQIPSIFTICVSFLQKRLCLANCLAVFRLGLLLDCARLAVAARDFICARFSLVSRDADFLGLSADELIAIISSDGLNVEKEEAVFEAVMRWASSGDAEGQAERQRSLPTVFESVRCRLLPRAFLESRVERHPLVRAQPELLRKVQMVKDAHEGRITMLRKKKKGKEAAGAKATDKGTAEAKAEEDEEEAERILPGILNDTLRFGMFLQDLIFMISEEGAMAYDPAANECYCASLSTQIPKNHVSLVTKENQVFVAGGLFYNEDNKEDPMSAYFLQFDHLDSEWLGMPPLPSPRCLFGLGEALNSIYVVGGRELKDDERSLDSVMCYDRLSFKWGESDPLPYAVYGHSVLSHMDLVYVIGGKGSDRKCLNKMCVYDPKKFEWRELAPMKTARSLFGATIHDGRIFVAAGVTDTGLTGSAEVYNIVDSKWAPFEAFPQERSSLSLVSLAGTLYAIGGFATLETESGELVPTELNDIWRYNEDEKKWEGVLREVTYAAGATFLPVRLNVLRLTKL; the protein is encoded by the exons ATGGCGTTGGGCTTGGAGCAGGCGGAGGAGCAGCGGCTCTACCAGCAGACGCTCCTGCAGGACGGGCTCAAGGACATGCTGGACCACGGCAAGTTCCTCGACTGCGTGGTGCGGGTGGGTGAGCGCGAGTTCCCATGCCACCGCCTGGTGCTGGCTGCCTGCAGCTCCTACTTCCGGGCGCGCTTCCTGGCCGAGCCCGAGCGCGCGGGCGAGCTGCGCCTGGAGGAGGTGTCCCCTGACGTGGTGGCCCAGGTGCTACACTACCTGTACACGTCAGAGATCGCGCTGGACGAGGCAAGCGTGCAGGACCTGTTCGCCGCGGCGCACCGCTTCCAGATCCCATCCATCTTCACCATCTGCGTGTCCTTCCTGCAGAAGCGCCTGTGCCTCGCCAACTGCCTGGCGGTCTTCCGCCTAGGCCTCCTGCTCGACTGCGCGCGCCTTGCCGTGGCCGCCCGCGACTTCATCTGCGCGCGCTTCTCGCTGGTGTCCCGCGACGCCGACTTCCTCGGGCTCTCGGCTGACGAGCTCATCGCCATCATCTCCAGCGATGGCCTCAACGTGGAGAAGGAGGAGGCCGTGTTCGAGGCGGTGATGAGATGGGCGAGCAGCGGCGACGCCGAGGGGCAGGCCGAGCGCCAGCGCTCGCTGCCCACCGTCTTCGAGAGCGTGCGCTGCCGCCTGCTGCCGCGCGCCTTCCTAGAGAGCCGCGTGGAGCGCCACCCTCTCGTGCGTGCCCAGCCCGAGCTGCTGCGCAAGGTGCAGATGGTGAAGGATGCACACGAGGGCCGCATCACCATGCTGcgcaagaagaagaaggggaaggaggcagcggGGGCCAAGGCCACTGACAAGGGCACAGCCGAAGCCAAGGCAGAGGAGGATGAAGAGGAGGCCGAGCGCATCCTACCCGGGATCCTCAATGACACCCTGCGCTTTGGCATGTTCCTACAGGACCTCATCTTCATGATCAGTGAGGAGGGCGCCATGGCCTATGACCCGGCAGCCAACGAGTGCTACTGTGCCTCCCTCTCCACCCAGATCCCCAAGAACCACGTCAGTCTAGTGACCAAGGAGAACCAGGTCTTTGTGGCTGGGGGCCTTTTCTACAATGAGGACAACAAAGAGGACCCCATGAGTGCATACTTCTTGCAG TTTGACCACCTGGACTCAGAGTGGCTGGGGATGCCGCCGCTGCCCTCGCCGCGCTGCCTCTTCGGCCTGGGAGAGGCTCTTAACTCCATCTACGTGGTCGGCGGCCGAGAGCTCAAGGACGACGAGCGCAGCCTGGACTCGGTCATGTGCTACGACAGGCT GTCGTTCAAATGGGGCGAATCGGACCCGCTGCCTTATGCCGTGTACGGCCACTCTGTGCTCTCCCATATGGACCTTGTCTACGTCATTGGCGGCAAAGGTAGCGACAG GAAATGCCTGAACAAGATGTGCGTCTATGACCCTAAGAAGTTCGAGTGGAGGGAGCTGGCCCCCATGAAGACTGCCCGCTCACTCTTCGGGGCCACCATCCATGACGGCCGCATTTTTGTGGCTGCTGGGGTCACAGACACAGGGCTGACCGGTTCAGCTGAGGTGTACAACATCGTGGACAGCAA GTGGGCGCCCTTTGAGGCCTTCCCACAAGAGCGCAGCTCACTCAGCCTGGTCAGCCTGGCAGGCACCCTCTATGCCATCGGCGGCTTTGCCACACTGGAGACTGAGTCCGGGGAGCTGGTTCCCACAGAGCTCAACGACATCTGGAG gtACAATGAGGATGAGAAGAAGTGGGAGGGGGTCCTGCGGGAGGTCACCTATGCCGCTGGTGCCACCTTCCTACCTGTACGGCTCAACGTGCTGCGCCTGACCAAGCTGTGA